The following proteins are encoded in a genomic region of Nicotiana sylvestris chromosome 4, ASM39365v2, whole genome shotgun sequence:
- the LOC138889340 gene encoding uncharacterized protein, producing MKRKKDSERREPKKEKNLVLKAESNDSRHFIKDCPLLKQEHFKYNPDKAAKRNPVPDKRFKRKNDDDNIVKQTLVAWGDSSSESEEETEASDSSMMAVKSEANKYDSIFALMAQSDDDEDDDNDEVNFRDVKRNLKSYSLKKLMSLANVLIDVYHSLVDDKDALPIELGDTEQTRDDLVVCVVDLKETADNLENEKKVLTEKITSVEHERDDLMVVVVDLRETIENFSKEKDSLVEKVTVIEQERDDLLIVTVDLRETIEKLKAECKPENSEKGKEVASEAHIKLENKLNIVRTSLRAELEKNRQLQAELERVKHDLEKSLKWTWSSVLLLPCMLIMVKTGRE from the exons ATGAAGAGGAAGAAGgatagtgaaagaagagaaccaaagaaagaaaagaacctggtactcaaagctgaaagcaatgactcaa GGCATTTTATCAAAGATTGCCCTCTCTTGAAGCAAGAACACTTCAAGTACAACCCTGATAAAGCAGCcaagaggaacccggttcctgaCAAACGATTTAAAAGAAAGAATGATGATGACAACATTGTGAAGCAAACTCTTGTAGCATGGGGAGATTCCTCCAGTGAGTCTGAAGAAGAAACTGAAGCAAGTGATAGTTCTATGATGGCAGTTAAAAGTGAAGCAAATAAATATGATTCAATatttgctttgatggctcaatcagacgatgatgaagatgatgacaatgatgaggtaaacttcagggatgttaagagaaatctgaaatcctactctctTAAGAAACTCATGTCATTAGCAAATGTATTAATTGATGTCTATCATAGTCTTGTAGATGATAAGGATGCCTTGCCCATAGAATTAGGAGATACTGAGCAAACCAGAGATGACTTGGTAGTCTGTGTGGTTGATTTGAAGGAAACTGCAGATAAtctagaaaatgaaaagaaggttCTAACTGAGAAAATCACTAGTGTAGAACACGAAAGAGATGATTTGATGGTAGTAGTAGTTGACTTAAGAGAAACTATTGAGAATTTCAGTAAAGAAAAAGATTCCCTAGTGGAGAAAGTGACTGTTATTGAGCAGGAGAGAGATGACCTCTTAATAGTGACTGTAGACTTAAGGGAAACAATAGAGAAACTCAAAGCTGAGTGTAAGCCCGAAAATTCTGAAAAAGGGAAAGAAGTAGCTAGTGAGgcacacattaagcttgaaaaCAAGTTAAATATTGTGAGAACTAGTTTGCGTGctgaacttgagaaaaataggCAGCTCCAAGCAGAACTGGAAAGAGTAAAACATGATCTTGAGAAGTCccttaagtggacctggtcctcggTGCTATTACTGCCATGCATGTTAATAATGGTGAAAACAGGCAGGGAATAA